From the genome of Streptomyces sp. S4.7:
TGCCATGAGCCGGGACCGGGGGTCGGCGACGGTGTGGGCGGCCATGGCGACAACCGCGCTGATCGCCGTCTTCGCGGTGGTCCTCGCCATGGGCCAGGCGGTGGTGGCCAGGCACCGCGCGGGCTCGGCGGCGGATCTGGCGGCGCTGGCGGCGGCCGGTCACGCGCTGCGCGGGGCGCAGGCCGCCTGCGCGCGGGCGGCCGAGGTGGCCGGGGCGCAGGGGGCGGAGGTGGTGCGGTGCGCGGTCGTCGGCGAGGTCGCGGACGTGACCGCGCGGGCCGGCTTCGGCCCGTACGCCCCGATGGTCAGGTCCCGCGCGGGCCCACCGGACGCGGCGCCCGCGTCCGTATCCGGGCCCACGTCCCCGGCCGCGCCCGCCACGTCCCCGGTACAGGTACCGGGGACGCCACCGGCGGCCGCGCCGTCGGCCTCGGGGCCCGGCCCGCCGCCGCCCGACACCCTCAGCCCGTGACGTCCGCTCCGGCCTCCGCTGCGGCCTCGGCCGTCCGTGGCTCGGGCAGGTCCGGCAGGTCCGGTGTCTGTGCCGGAGGTGGCGCCGACCGCAGGAGTTCGCCCAGGAGCCGTACGGCCGCGCGCTTGTGCAGGGGCTCGTTGCCGTTGCCGCACTTCGGGGACTGGATGCACGACGGGCAGCCCGCCTCGCACTCGCACGAGGCGATCGCCTCGCGGGTCGCGGTGAGCCATTCGCGCGCGGTGTGGAAGGCGCGTTCGGCGAATCCCGCGCCGCCGGGGTGGCCGTCGTACACGAACACCGTCGGCAGCAGGGTGTCCGGGTGGAGCGGTACGGAGACGCCGCCGATGTCCCGGCGGTCGCAGGTCGCGAACAGCGGGAGCATCCCGATGGACGCGTGCTCGGCGGCGTGCAGGGCGCCGCCCAACTGCTCGGGATTGACCCGGGCGGCGTCGAGCTGGTCCTCGGTGACCGTCCACCAGACGGCGCGGGTGCGCAGTGTGCGGGGCGGCAGATCGAGTTTGCTCTCGCCCAGGACCTCGCCGGTCATGAGCCGGCGGCGGAGGAAGGAGACGACCTGGTTGGTGACCTCGACGGAGCCGTAACAGAGGCGTCCGTCGCCCCACGGAATCTCCGTGTCGGTTTCGAGGACGGAGATGGCGGTGGTGTCGCGCGCGGTGGTGGAGTACGGCGGGGCGGCCTCCTCGACGAGCGCGACCGAGTCCGCCAGGTCCAGCCGCTTCACGAGATAGGTCCGGCCCTGGTGCAGATGGACGGCGCCGTCGTGCACGGCGGTGTGGGAGGCCGCTTCGTCGACGGTGCCGAGCAGCCTGCCGGTGCCCGCCTCGACGATCTGGACGGGCCGGCCGCCCTCGCCCCGGATGTCGGCGAGATCGGCGGCCCGCTCACGGCGGGTCCAGTACCAGCCGGTGGTGCGCCGCCGCAGCAGCCCCGCGGTGACGAGCTGCGGCAGCAGCTCGGGCACAGCGGGGCCGAAGAGGGCCAGATCGGCCTCGGTGAGCGGGAGTTCGGCGGCGGCCGCGCACAGATGGGGGGCGAGGACGTACGGGTTGTCAGGGTCGAGCACGGTGGATTCGACGGGCTGCTGGAACAGCGCCTCGGGGTGGTGGACGAGGAACGTGTCCAGCGGGTCGTCCCTGGCGACCAGGATGGCCAGCGCGCCCTGGCCGGCCCGTCCGGCGCGGCCCGCCTGCTGCCACAGGGAGGCGCGGGTGCCCGGATAGCCGGCGATGACGACGGCGTCGAGGCCGGAGACGTCGATGCCCAGTTCCAGGGCGGTCGTGGCGGCGAGGCCGAGGAGTTCGCCGGAGTGCAGGGCGCGCTCCAGGGCGCGGCGCTCCTCGGGGAGATAGCCGCCCCGGTAGGCGGCGACGCGTCCCACGAGGGAGGGGTCGACCTCGGCGAGGCGTTCCTGGGCGATGACCGAGACCAGTTCGGCGCCGCGCCGGGACCGCACGAAAGCGACCGAACGGACGTCCTGGAGGGTCAGGTCGGTGAGGATGTCGGCCGTCTCCGCCGTGGCGGTGCGTCGGACGGGCGCGCCCTTCTCGCCGTGGAGTTCGGTGAGAGGGGGCTCCCAGAGGGCGAAGACGACCTCGCCGCGGGGTGAGGCGTCGTCGGCGACCTCGTGGACGGGCAGACCGGTGAGCCGGCCGGCGGCCGACGCGGGCTCGGCGGCGGTGGCCGAGGCGAGGAGGAAGACGGGATCGGAGCCGTACCGCGCGCAGACACGCCGCAGACGGCGCAGGACCTGGGCGACATGGGAGCCGAAGACACCGCGATAGGTGTGGCACTCGTCGATGACGACGTAGCGCAGGGAGCGCAGGAAGGAGGACCAGCGGGGGTGGGCGGGGAGTATCCCGCGGTGCAGCATGTCGGGGTTGGTGAGGACGTAGTTGGCGTACTGGCGTACCCATTCGCGCTCTTCGACGGGGGTGTCGCCGTCGTACACGGCGGGGCGCACGCTGTTGCCGAGCGGTGCGGCGAGGGCCTTCACCGCGCGGCGCTGGTCGGCGGCGAGCGCCTTCGTCGGGGAGAGGTACAGGGCGGTCGTGCCGCGACCGTTGGGGGCCTCGGAGCCCTCCAGGAGCGTGCTGAGCACCGGCGCGAGGTAGGCCAGGGACTTGCCGGACGCGGTGCCGGTGGCGATCACGACGGATTCGCCGTCCAGGGCGTGCTCGGCGGCGGTCGCCTGGTGGGCCCACGGGTGGTCGACCCCGGCCAGTTGAATGGCGTTGATCACTTCTGGCCGGATGCGATCGGGCCAGACCGCATGACGACCCGCACGCGGGGGCAAGTGCTCCGTATGGGTGATGCGCGCGGCCCGGCCCGCTCCCGCGGTGAGCCGGTCCAGGACCGTACCGGGGGAGGGGCGGGAATCCCCGCTCTCGGGCGGCCTGCCAGGACCGTGATTCGTGGCCATCGGCACCGAGTCTGTCACTGGCGTGGCGGACAATGGTCCTAAGGCGTCGTGCATGGCTGCCGGTAAGTGATTGAATGCCATCGCGGCTGGCGATACGCCCCCTGGCTCCGTCGGGAGAGACCCGAGGGGCGACCGCTCGATTGCAAGGTGCTGGAGGATCCGTGGACCTGTCCCTGTCGACTCGCAATGTGTCCGGCCCCGGTGGCGACCGTACGGTCGTCGAGGTCGGTGGCGAGATTGATGTGTATACCGCGCCCAAGCTGCGCGAGCAGTTGGTCGAGTTGGTGAACGACGGCAGCTACCACCTGGTCGTCGACATGGAGGGCGTGGACTTCCTGGACTCGACCGGACTGGGCGTGCTCGTGGGTGGACTCAAGCGTGTGCGTGCCCACGAGGGCTCGCTGCGGCTCGTCTGCAACCAGGAGCGCATTCTCAAGATCTTCCGGATCACTGGCCTGACCAAGGTGTTCCCCATTCACACCACGGTCGACGAGGCCGTCGCCGCCACCGACTGAGTCCGGCCGGAGGCTTTCGGAAGGAAGGGCGGGGAGCCCCGGGCGTCATGTCCGGGGCGCCCGCGCCCCAGTTTTCGCACGCTCGTACGTCTGAGGGGG
Proteins encoded in this window:
- a CDS encoding DEAD/DEAH box helicase — translated: MAFNHLPAAMHDALGPLSATPVTDSVPMATNHGPGRPPESGDSRPSPGTVLDRLTAGAGRAARITHTEHLPPRAGRHAVWPDRIRPEVINAIQLAGVDHPWAHQATAAEHALDGESVVIATGTASGKSLAYLAPVLSTLLEGSEAPNGRGTTALYLSPTKALAADQRRAVKALAAPLGNSVRPAVYDGDTPVEEREWVRQYANYVLTNPDMLHRGILPAHPRWSSFLRSLRYVVIDECHTYRGVFGSHVAQVLRRLRRVCARYGSDPVFLLASATAAEPASAAGRLTGLPVHEVADDASPRGEVVFALWEPPLTELHGEKGAPVRRTATAETADILTDLTLQDVRSVAFVRSRRGAELVSVIAQERLAEVDPSLVGRVAAYRGGYLPEERRALERALHSGELLGLAATTALELGIDVSGLDAVVIAGYPGTRASLWQQAGRAGRAGQGALAILVARDDPLDTFLVHHPEALFQQPVESTVLDPDNPYVLAPHLCAAAAELPLTEADLALFGPAVPELLPQLVTAGLLRRRTTGWYWTRRERAADLADIRGEGGRPVQIVEAGTGRLLGTVDEAASHTAVHDGAVHLHQGRTYLVKRLDLADSVALVEEAAPPYSTTARDTTAISVLETDTEIPWGDGRLCYGSVEVTNQVVSFLRRRLMTGEVLGESKLDLPPRTLRTRAVWWTVTEDQLDAARVNPEQLGGALHAAEHASIGMLPLFATCDRRDIGGVSVPLHPDTLLPTVFVYDGHPGGAGFAERAFHTAREWLTATREAIASCECEAGCPSCIQSPKCGNGNEPLHKRAAVRLLGELLRSAPPPAQTPDLPDLPEPRTAEAAAEAGADVTG
- a CDS encoding Rv3654c family TadE-like protein, whose amino-acid sequence is MSRDRGSATVWAAMATTALIAVFAVVLAMGQAVVARHRAGSAADLAALAAAGHALRGAQAACARAAEVAGAQGAEVVRCAVVGEVADVTARAGFGPYAPMVRSRAGPPDAAPASVSGPTSPAAPATSPVQVPGTPPAAAPSASGPGPPPPDTLSP
- a CDS encoding STAS domain-containing protein — protein: MDLSLSTRNVSGPGGDRTVVEVGGEIDVYTAPKLREQLVELVNDGSYHLVVDMEGVDFLDSTGLGVLVGGLKRVRAHEGSLRLVCNQERILKIFRITGLTKVFPIHTTVDEAVAATD